In Neomonachus schauinslandi chromosome 6, ASM220157v2, whole genome shotgun sequence, a genomic segment contains:
- the FOXI2 gene encoding forkhead box protein I2 — MASYCDGSGVCPAPHSQARAAAPPAGYALGDLGAAGAGQRLWLNPPALSPAPYAPCPGAAPPYAAPGYAAPGPLLGAPGGLAGADLAWLSLSGQQELLRLVRPPYSYSALIAMAIQSAPLRKLTLSQIYQYVAGNFPFYKRSKAGWQNSIRHNLSLNDCFKKVPREEDDPGKGNYWTLDPNCEKMFDNGNFRRKRKRRGEVGAAAPSGARSPGGAKAPELEPLGAASPDLQAPPSPPAPDAAACFSSFTSAMGALAGGLGTFPAGLAGDFSFGRPTTVAAQGPQAPGPAPGFGASHQRAATGFRVGHFLYSREGTEV; from the exons ATGGCCTCGTACTGCGACGGCTCGGGTGTGTGCCCGGCCCCGCACAGCCAGGCCCGGGCAGCCGCGCCCCCAGCGGGCTACGCGCTCGGGGATCTGGGCGCGGCGGGCGCCGGCCAGCGCCTGTGGCTGAACCCGCCCGCTCTCAGCCCCGCGCCCTATGCGCCCTGCCCCGGGGCTGCGCCGCCCTACGCCGCCCCGGGCTACGCTGCCCCTGGCCCCCTCCTCGGCGCCCCGGGCGGCCTGGCGGGCGCCGACCTCGCGTGGCTGAGCCTCTCGGGCCAGCAGGAGCTGCTGCGGCTCGTGCGGCCGCCCTACTCGTACTCGGCGCTCATCGCCATGGCCATCCAGAGCGCGCCGCTGCGGAAGCTGACCCTCAGCCAGATCTACCAGTACGTGGCCGGCAACTTCCCCTTCTACAAGCGCAGCAAGGCAGGCTGGCAGAACTCCATCCGCCACAACCTGTCGCTCAACGACTGCTTCAAGAAGGTGCCCCGCGAGGAGGACGACCCAG GCAAAGGCAATTACTGGACCCTGGACCCAAACTGCGAGAAGATGTTCGACAATGGGAACTTCCGacggaagaggaagaggagaggagaggtgggcGCCGCTGCTCCCTCGGGAGCCAGGAGTCCGGGAGGAGCCAAGGCACCCGAGCTGGAGCCCCTTGGCGCGGCCTCCCCGGACCTGCAGGCCCCGCCGTCCCCGCCGGCGCCCGACGCCGCCGCCTGCTTCTCCAGTTTCACCTCGGCCATGGGGGCCCTGGCTGGCGGCCTCGGGACCTTCCCCGCGGGCCTGGCGGGGGACTTTTCTTTCGGGAGACCGACGACGGTCGCCGCCCaagggccccaggccccaggccccgcACCCGGCTTCGGCGCTAGCCATCAGAGGGCGGCCACCGGCTTCCGCGTGGGCCACTTCCTCTACAGTCGGGAAGGGACCGAAGTTTGA